In one Lycium barbarum isolate Lr01 chromosome 7, ASM1917538v2, whole genome shotgun sequence genomic region, the following are encoded:
- the LOC132604387 gene encoding actin-related protein 2/3 complex subunit 4 isoform X2: protein MCLQNFPCQEVERHNKPEVELKTSPELLLNPVTICRNEAEKCLIETSINSLRISLKVKQSDELENILTKKFLRFLSMRAEAFQVLRRKPVQGFDISFLITNYHCEDMQKQKLIDFIVQFMEDIDKEISELKLSVNTRGRLVATEFLKQFI, encoded by the exons ATGTGTCTTCAG AATTTCCCATGCCAGGAAGTAGAGAGGCATAACAAACCAGAGGTTGAACTAAA GACAAGCCCAGAACTTCTTCTTAATCCT GTTACGATTTGTAGAAATGAGGCTGAAAAGTGCTTGATTGAAACATCTATTAATTCCCTAAGAATAAGTCTAAAG GTGAAACAGTCAGATGAACTTGAAAATATACTAACAAAGAAGTTCCTTAGATTTTTGTCTATGAGAGCAGAAGCGTTTCAGGTGTTGAGGAGAAAGCCAGTTCAG GGCTTCGACATTAGTTTTCTCATTACAAATTATCACTGTGAAGACATGCAGAAGCAGAAGCTTATTGATTTCATAGTGCAATTCATGGAG GATATTGACAAGGAGATCAGTGAACTGAAACTGTCAGTGAATACTCGAGGAAGGCTTGTCGCTACTGAGTTTCTAAAGCAATTCATCTGA
- the LOC132604386 gene encoding vicilin-like seed storage protein At2g18540, which produces MSGVSLQCGDCGTLFKSVEEAQEHAEVTSHTNFSESTEAVLNLVCTACGKPCRSKTESDLHTKRTGHTEFTDKTAEAVKPISLEVPKAKADEDVDMAEGGDDSGTGQHEEMVVPEVDQNLLSELETMGFPKARAIRALHFSGNASLEAAVNWVVEHESDPDIDETPMVPASSKKAEAPKPSLTPEEIKMKQQELKERARKKKEEEERQREREREKERIRIGKELLEAKRIEEDNERKRIIALRKAEKEEEARARERIRQKLEEDKAERRRKLGLPAEDPASPKPSTPVVEEKKSSFLPVRPATKAEKMRECLRTLKQTHKDDEAKVKTAFNTLLTYAKNVATNPNEEKFRKIRLSNAAFQDRIGKLQGGIEFLEHCGFEKIEGGEFLYLPREKVDIAVLNTAGTELNNAIKNPFFGVL; this is translated from the exons ATGTCAGGTGTATCATTACAGTGTGGTGATTGCGGAACACTCTTCAAATCTGTAGAAGAAGCACAAGAACATGCTGAAGTTACTTCACATACTAATTTCTCTGAATCAACTGAAGCTGTTCTTAACCTTGTTTGTACTGCTTGTGGCAAGCCTTGTCGCTCCAAAACG GAGAGTGATTTGCACACCAAGAGAACTGGCCACACAGAATTTACAGACAAGACAGCAGAGGCAGTGAAGCCAATCAGCTTGGAGGTACCAAAGGCAAAAGCCGATGAGGACGTAGACATGGCAGAGGGTGGTGATGACAGTGGTACTGGCCAACATGAAG AAATGGTTGTTCCTGAAGTTGACCAAAACCTGCTATCGGAACTCGAGACAATGGGATTTCCCAAAGCTAGGGCTATCCGCGCACTCCACTTTTCTG GCAATGCCAGCTTGGAGGCTGCTGTAAATTGGGTTGTAGAGCATGAAAGTGACCCAGACATTGATGAAACACCAATG GTACCTGCCAGTTCGAAGAAAGCTGAGGCTCCAAAGCCTTCTCTTACTCCAGAGGAAATAAAGATGAAACAACAAGAGTTGAAGGAGCGTGCTCgtaaaaagaaagaagaggaagagagacaaagggaaagagagagagaaaag GAAAGAATTAGAATTGGTAAGGAACTGCTGGAAGCAAAACGGATTGAGGAAGATAATGAAAGAAAACG TATAATAGCATTGCGTAAAGCCGAAAAAGAGGAAGAAGCACGAGCTAGGGAGAGAATTCGTCAGAAGCTGGAAGAAGATAAG GCAGAAAGAAGAAGGAAGCTCGGTTTGCCAGCAGAAGATCCTGCTTCCCCCAAACCTTCTACACCTGTTGTGGAGGAGAAAAAg AGCTCATTTTTGCCTGTCAGACCAGCTACAAAGGCAGAGAAGATGAGGGAGTGCCTGCGAACTCTTAAACAGACTCACAAG GATGATGAGGCCAAAGTCAAGACAGCCTTCAACACGCTGCTAACTTATGCAAAGAATGTCGCTACAAATCCCAATGAGGAGAAATTTCGCAAGATTAGACTTAGTAATGCTGCTTTTCAG GATAGAATTGGCAAGCTCCAAGGAGGCATTGAGTTTCTTGAGCACTGTGGATTTGAGAAAATTGAAGGGGGTGAATTCTTGTACCTGCCAAGAGAGAAGGTGGACATTGCAGTACTTAATACTGCTGGAACTGAGTTGAACAATGCAATTAAGAATCCCTTCTTTGGAGTCCTCTAA
- the LOC132604388 gene encoding probable magnesium transporter NIPA2 — protein sequence MRGISDNVHGVILAISSSIFIGSSFIIKKKGLKKASATGTRAGSGGHSYLLEPMWWAGMLTMIVGEGANFAAYAYAPAILVTPLGALSIIVSAVLAHFILKERLHIFGIVGCVLCLVGSVSIVLHAPLERKIESVMDVWYLATEIGFIVYTCVVIVLVLVLIFRFVPSYGQRYMVIYIGICSLTGSLTVMGVKAVGIALKLTFEGKNQFKYFQTWLFTVFVTIFCLLQLNYLNKALDTFNTAVVSPVYYVMFTTLTILASMIMFKDWDHQNATQIITELCGFVTILSGTFLLHKTKDMGNSPSTNAILLPKNKDIDSKATSENPKLTDEV from the exons ATGAGAGGAATATCTGATAATGTTCATGGAGTTATATTAGCTATATCATCAAGTATTTTCATTGGATCAAGCTTTATTATTAAGAAGAAAGGCCTTAAAAAGGCTAGTGCAACAGGAACAAGGGCAG GTTCAGGAGGCCACTCTTATCTGCTGGAACCAATGTGGTGGGCTGGGATGTTAACTA TGATTGTTGGAGAGGGAGCTAACTTTGCTGCTTATGCATATGCCCCGGCGATTCTTGTGACTCCTCTAGGAGCTTTAAGTATAATTGTGAG CGCAGTGTTAGCCCATTTTATTTTAAAGGAGAGATTgcatatatttggtattgttggttGTGTCCTCTGCTTGGTTGGCTCTGTTAGTATTGTCTTACATGCTCCCCTTGAAAGGAAAATCGAATCCGTCATGGATGTTTGGTACCTAGCAACAGAAATAG GATTCATTGTATACACATGCGTGGTCATAGTGCTGGTACTTGTCCTTATATTCCGGTTTGTGCCTAGTTATGGGCAGAGGTATATGGTCATTTACATCGGAATCTGTTCTCTGACGGGGTCTCTCACG GTCATGGGTGTGAAAGCAGTCGGAATCGCTCTTAAGCTCACATTCGAAGGAAAGAATCAGTTTAAATATTTCCAGACATGGTTATTTACTGTGTTTGTTACCATCTTTTGCCTTTTGCAGCTGAACTATTTGAACAAG GCCCTTGACACATTTAACACTGCAGTGGTTTCTCCAGTATACTATGTCATGTTTACAACATTAACCATCCTTGCCAGCATGATAATGTTTAAG GACTGGGATCATCAGAATGCAACACAGATAATAACAGAACTATGTGGCTTTGTAACTATCCTTTCTGGTACTTTTCTCCTTCACAAAACCAAAGACATGGGAAATAGTCCATCAACAAATGCTATTCTCCTTCCAAAAAACAAGGACATAGATAGTAAGGCAACGAGCGAAAACCCGAAATTAACAGATGAGGTTTGA
- the LOC132604385 gene encoding histidine biosynthesis bifunctional protein hisIE, chloroplastic → MSFSRPFRVSGYNQILIMSISYSPLKVLPKNYISGASNFKRYHNVVVACTKKSHEDISLQSKVDFLLDRVKWDDKGLAVAIAQNVDTGAVLMQGFANREALSTTISSRKATFYSRSRSSLWTKGETSNNFINVFDVFLDCDRDSIIYLGKPDGPTCHTGSETCYYTPVDELLKNPEVEKNELALTTLYALESTINQRKAETSSSSNGKPSWTKRLLLDDKLLCSKIREEADELCRTLEQNEDEGRTASEMADVLYHAMVLLSLRGVKIEEVMQVLRQRFSKSGIEEKNSRKS, encoded by the exons ATGTCATTTAGCCGTCCGTTCCGTGTTTCCGGTTATAATCAGATCTTAATTATGTCAATTTCATACTCTCCTTTGAAAGTTTTACCTAAAAACTATATTAGCGGCGCTTCGAACTTTAAGCGATATCATAATGTAGTAGTCGCATGTACCAAAAAATCACATGAAGATATCTCTCTCCAATCAAAG GTTGATTTCTTACTAGACCGTGTCAAATGGGACGACAAAGGTTTGGCGGTTGCAATAGCCCAAAATGTTGATACAGGAGCGGTTTTAATGCAAGGGTTTGCAAACAGAGAGGCTCTGTCAACAACCATCTCATCACGTAAAGCAACATTTTATAGCCGGTCACGGTCATCTTTATGGACAAAGGGAGAGACCTCCAATAATTTTATCAATGTTTTTGATGTCTTTCTTGATTGTGATCGTGATTCT ATAATATATCTTGGGAAGCCTGATGGCCCAACATGCCACACGGGGTCGGAGACATGTTATTACACACCAGTTGATGAACTCCTGAAAAATCCAGAG GTTGAGAAAAACGAGCTGGCTTTGACGACTTTATATGCATTAGAATCTACAATCAACCAAAGGAAGGCAGAAACATCTAGTTCTTCAAATGGAAAACCCTCGTGGACAAAGCGATTGTTGCTTGATGACAAGTTGCTTTGCTCCAAAATTAG AGAGGAGGCTGACGAGTTATGCCGAACTCTGGAGCAAAACGAGGATGAAGGACGGACCGCCTCAGAGATGGCAGATGTCTTGTATCATGCCATGGTTTTGCTTTCTCTTAGAGGAGTAAAAATCGAGGAAGTTATGCAGGTCCTGAGACAAAGGTTTTCAAAGTCAGGAATTGAAGAAAAGAACAGTCGGAAATCCTAG
- the LOC132604389 gene encoding RPM1-interacting protein 4-like isoform X1 — MAKHSQVPKFGDWESDEDVQYSIVFENAAKGKKGSKMNPNDPQDLDAKVKGENGSNAVRQKPERFASRDDVEMRKSTDRAPTYSSPQRHGEKSGGRKSESETMKGPEIPRHERRPSREEGYLRKPTDSPLRNENMGRRTPMESPHHRYGGLSGGATPKRASQQSVGPDRSIEHSPLHPHGRAGGKGGVVSSPSWERKTSSEGSHGLAPSTPGRSRLRSVTKGDDTPDDSPAVPKFGDWDENDPASAEGYTQIFNKVREEKQTGAAKVPASSNDSSYSNSQKRYGNDSGKGCLCFPWGRS, encoded by the exons ATGGCA AAGCACTCACAAGTACCAAAATTTGGCGACTGGGAGAGCGATGAAGATGTTCAATATTCTATTGTTTTCGAGAATGCTGCTAAGGGTAAGAAAGGAAGTAAAATGAATCCAAATGATCCTCAAGATCTTGATGCAAAAGTGAAAGGTGAAAATGGAAGTAACGCTGTACGACAGAAGCCTGAACGTTTTGCCAGCAGAGATGATGTAGAAATGCGGAAATCAACTGACAGAGCTCCAACTTACTCATCTCCACAACGACATGGTGAAAAATCTGGAGGCCGCAAGTCAGAATCAGAAACAATGAAGGGACCTGAAATCCCGAGGCATGAACGTCGGCCAAGTCGAGAAGAGGGTTACCTAAGGAAACCTACTGATTCCCCATTGCGCAATGAGAACATGGGGAGAAGAACTCCTATGGAATCACCTCATCATCGCTATGGTGGCTTAAGTGGTGGTGCTACTCCTAAGAGGGCCTCTCAGCAAAGTGTGGGACCCGATCGCAGCATTGAGCACTCCCCGCTGCATCCGCATGGAAGGGCTGGAGGCAAAGGTGGTGTTGTTTCCTCTCCCTCATGGGAAAGAAAGACTTCATCTGAAGGTAGTCATGGTCTGGCTCCCTCTACACCTGGAAGATCCCGTTTGAGATCAGTTACGAAAGGTGATGACACG CCTGATGACAGCCCTGCTGTTCCTAAATTTGGTGACTGGGATGAGAATGATCCAGCATCAGCAGAAGGTTACACACAAATATTTAACAAAGTGCGAGAGGAGAAGCAGACTGGTGCAGCAAAAGTACCTGCCTCGTCTAATGATTCATCTTACTCCAACAGTcaaaagcgatatggaaatgacaGTGGAAAG GGATGTTTGTGCTTTCCATGGGGTCGTAGTTGA
- the LOC132604387 gene encoding actin-related protein 2/3 complex subunit 4 isoform X1 — MANSLRLYLTCIRNTLEAAMCLQNFPCQEVERHNKPEVELKTSPELLLNPVTICRNEAEKCLIETSINSLRISLKVKQSDELENILTKKFLRFLSMRAEAFQVLRRKPVQGFDISFLITNYHCEDMQKQKLIDFIVQFMEDIDKEISELKLSVNTRGRLVATEFLKQFI, encoded by the exons ATG GCAAATTCGTTACGATTGTATCTGACATGTATAAGAAACACGCTCGAGGCAGCAATGTGTCTTCAG AATTTCCCATGCCAGGAAGTAGAGAGGCATAACAAACCAGAGGTTGAACTAAA GACAAGCCCAGAACTTCTTCTTAATCCT GTTACGATTTGTAGAAATGAGGCTGAAAAGTGCTTGATTGAAACATCTATTAATTCCCTAAGAATAAGTCTAAAG GTGAAACAGTCAGATGAACTTGAAAATATACTAACAAAGAAGTTCCTTAGATTTTTGTCTATGAGAGCAGAAGCGTTTCAGGTGTTGAGGAGAAAGCCAGTTCAG GGCTTCGACATTAGTTTTCTCATTACAAATTATCACTGTGAAGACATGCAGAAGCAGAAGCTTATTGATTTCATAGTGCAATTCATGGAG GATATTGACAAGGAGATCAGTGAACTGAAACTGTCAGTGAATACTCGAGGAAGGCTTGTCGCTACTGAGTTTCTAAAGCAATTCATCTGA